A stretch of the Asticcacaulis sp. ZE23SCel15 genome encodes the following:
- a CDS encoding saccharopine dehydrogenase NADP-binding domain-containing protein: MGKVLILGGYGNFGKRIAEALIRSNVPVIIAGRDLSKAQALAHRLKAMVPDAEVGAAFINVDDGLIETLKNLSPKVVVNTVGPFQRQDYHVARACIAAGMHYIDLADGREFVTGITALDDQAKAENLCVISGASTVPGLSSAVVERYRSQFSVIESMMYGINPGQKAERGLATTKGILSYVGKKLKPGLGQGGVRYGWQDVYRQTYPELGTRWMANCDVPDLDLLPEAYGIKFIRFSAGLEHPLLHLGLWGLSWLVRIGVPLKLERHAALMLRMSDLFNGLGTADGGMHVILRGTDAAGQMREVRWFIIARNGDGPQIPCVPAIILARGLAQNDRTVADIGAGAKACVGLVNIDDYLAELQRFDMKMHHFEN; this comes from the coding sequence ATGGGTAAGGTTCTGATCCTTGGGGGATATGGCAATTTCGGTAAGCGGATTGCCGAGGCGCTGATCCGGTCAAATGTGCCCGTGATCATCGCCGGACGCGATCTGTCTAAGGCGCAGGCGTTAGCGCATCGGCTTAAGGCTATGGTACCTGACGCGGAGGTTGGGGCGGCTTTTATCAATGTTGACGACGGGCTGATTGAGACGCTGAAAAATCTGTCGCCAAAGGTTGTGGTCAATACGGTCGGGCCGTTTCAGCGGCAGGATTATCATGTCGCCCGCGCCTGTATCGCTGCGGGGATGCACTATATCGATCTTGCCGATGGGCGGGAGTTTGTTACGGGCATCACCGCGCTCGATGATCAGGCCAAGGCTGAAAACCTTTGCGTCATCAGTGGTGCCAGCACGGTGCCTGGGCTATCGTCGGCTGTGGTTGAGCGCTACCGAAGCCAGTTCTCTGTGATAGAATCAATGATGTACGGCATCAATCCGGGTCAGAAGGCCGAGCGGGGATTGGCGACCACGAAGGGCATACTGAGTTATGTCGGCAAAAAGCTAAAACCCGGATTGGGGCAGGGTGGTGTGCGGTATGGCTGGCAGGATGTCTACCGGCAAACCTACCCTGAGCTTGGGACGCGCTGGATGGCTAATTGCGATGTGCCCGATCTGGATCTGCTGCCGGAGGCTTACGGCATAAAGTTCATCCGCTTTTCAGCGGGACTGGAGCATCCTTTGCTGCATCTGGGGCTGTGGGGCTTAAGCTGGCTGGTGCGGATCGGGGTGCCGCTTAAGCTTGAGCGTCATGCCGCATTGATGTTGCGCATGAGCGACCTGTTTAATGGACTGGGTACGGCAGATGGCGGTATGCACGTTATCCTGCGCGGGACTGATGCCGCGGGGCAAATGCGTGAGGTGCGCTGGTTTATCATTGCCCGTAACGGCGATGGCCCGCAAATCCCATGCGTCCCGGCAATCATTCTGGCGCGAGGTCTGGCACAAAATGATCGGACGGTAGCGGATATCGGGGCAGGTGCAAAAGCCTGCGTCGGGTTAGTCAATATTGATGACTATCTGGCCGAACTCCAAAGGTTTGATATGAAGATGCACCACTTTGAGAATTAG
- a CDS encoding DUF4166 domain-containing protein, with protein sequence MTDKPIFEAVFGGAWPHLPPVFKAHYANRPFSSDMVQVDGLMKVELSALAKALSPLMRLTKALVPQSGDDIPVTVTFSSEPDDNGFRFDRAFRFPGRKPYHFRSRMVAAGEGDIIEWMPSGIGWHARYGFDGEKVTMHHRGYNLRVFGVSLPVPLEWLIGRGYAEERAIDDAQFEMYMDLRHAWFGRIYAYSGTFTVTSMRLS encoded by the coding sequence GTGACCGATAAGCCTATTTTTGAAGCTGTGTTCGGAGGCGCGTGGCCGCATTTGCCGCCGGTTTTCAAAGCGCATTATGCCAATCGACCATTCAGTAGCGACATGGTGCAGGTTGATGGTCTTATGAAGGTTGAACTGTCGGCTTTAGCAAAAGCTCTGTCGCCGTTGATGCGGCTGACCAAGGCCCTAGTCCCGCAATCGGGCGATGATATTCCGGTGACTGTGACCTTCAGCAGCGAACCTGATGACAATGGCTTTCGCTTTGATCGAGCGTTCAGATTCCCCGGTCGTAAACCCTATCATTTTCGCTCGCGCATGGTAGCCGCGGGTGAGGGCGATATTATTGAATGGATGCCGTCGGGCATAGGCTGGCACGCGCGATATGGTTTTGATGGTGAAAAGGTGACGATGCACCATAGGGGTTACAATTTGCGTGTATTTGGGGTGTCATTGCCGGTGCCGCTGGAATGGTTGATCGGGCGCGGCTATGCCGAAGAACGGGCCATAGATGACGCGCAGTTTGAAATGTATATGGATCTGCGTCACGCTTGGTTTGGCCGCATCTATGCCTATAGCGGTACATTCACGGTCACGAGCATGCGTTTAAGCTGA